In Silurus meridionalis isolate SWU-2019-XX chromosome 19, ASM1480568v1, whole genome shotgun sequence, the DNA window TGATACGGTAAATATGATGATTTTGACAAAGGCACAAATTTAATCTGTTGAACTGGAGAgaaaaacttgaaaataaaacaatgatacAAAGAGTTACCACCAACACTTTAAATATTAATAGTATAGAAACAGCACATCTGCTTACACAGTTAGTTTTAAACTTTAGCTTGAAGggttgagttcaaatctcaacaCCTCCATTACCTCACTGCTGGCTCTCATGCAAGACCCTTATAACACCACTGCTGAGATGAAATAATTGCAAATTGCTCTGGGTGAGGGATCGGTCAAAATATGTAACTTCTTAATTCTGGTAATTGATCGTATCCATGATGATCCATGGCTAGATGTgtgtttaatgattttattGCACTCCGCAgggtattttttatatatatatatatacctatatatatataggattcATTAATGGCAGTATATCAGCCAAAATCTTATGGCAAAATTTGCTGTCAGAGATTCACTGTGCACTGTGTGCTGCAAATCAAGCGAGAACAGTTGTCTTTCCTGATGTCTTATACTGTTTGCTttacagtacacaaaattcacgatGCTGtacgtacctcagtttttaagtcatggttcagttcaattttggtagagttagggggaagaaattcAAAACATAAAACGGCTTGTtggttttttattaatgcagtttattaatattaacatttgtgaacaacattttactttttttttttaacaatttaaaataaaatgcctgcttggaaCCCCTTAGCCTTCAGCGTCATGCCAACGCGTGTGAAATCCCATTGTTCGCAGGTGTAAATCTTTAACAATAGTTTAAATGAAAAGAGTAACCAGGACAAACTATATaatcattccaaaggtgtaAGCCTCATGCATCGATTTTAGATCAGTGTTTTTCATTGGAAAAtgtataacaaatgtatttgctgaaacTGTGTAAGTACTACAAActaacatgcataaaaaaatgcagttcTCACAATATGATTGTTATAATGAGTCACAAACGCATTGCTGCAAATCTCGGTTTATTTCAAAAGGGTCCAGTGAACATTatgctgtaaagcatttttgatccaacaaaacaatagtgttgtattTTAGATGGTTATTATTTGTTTACGATTTAGTGCTTCGGTAGTTGTAGTACTACTTGTactatttgtattgtttgtgtaaTTGTTGTATTGTTTCGGAATAACGTTCAcataaaaaactatattttgcaggtaaaaaaacaaaaacaaatatggctggtagaatatagtgttacaaaacaaatgagaccaccCACTAAAAAAAGTCAAAGGCAGGTGGAATCTTGAGCCTAAGCATCCATTCTCTCTGCAGGTGTGGTGGTGATGTTTGTTATGCCCCACCTAtaatttccagccagtagcattatggaaacatgattgatggaaaatgtagccaatgagtgcaggattctaacgatatatggaaggtttttttattccaaatgtGGGCGGGatcttagttttattattctttagaAGCTCTTAGTGGTCAAAGAGAGGACCACGTGTACTGTGACACACCTGGCTGGAAGTGGATTCAGCTATCTCTTCTGCACACACAGCTGTTTCCAGCTCGTGCTAACTGGGCTTTgtttgcaaaaaagaaagaaatgcaaataaaaaaatggtcagccaaaaaaggttttattggAGATCGCATGAAGCGGCAATGAGGAAAATACTGTTGAGGGCGGAGTGACCACAGTGACCTGGTGATCTTCATGAGGATCTGCATCTGAGCTTGTCTGGCCAccaatatgaatgccaaatcaatatcaatagccaaACAGGTATAATAATAGCCTGAAGGGTCAGCAATTAATTTGAATgtagactgtatgaatagagtatgaatggccACTTAGTCTAGCAGGTGACTCTCAAACAgtgggagggagaaaaggatcagacataatctcagataaatgtttgtaggaatctcatttgtcatgaaaatcttaataaaatttgaaatataaactcaggagacatgtggcttttaacccagtacttttctgtattgctccaggactgatttcatgtatttatatataaaacaaaaaaaatttacaatgcaggaaatgtatattaatGGCACTTTATCTATAACTTTTAactttttgagcaatattaaCTTTGAATGATGAATAGTAAAGCCCACATTGTCTTTTttctaaagatatttaaattgtgtatgtagctcacttttttcagaagctgttaacatttaaagtgagGCAGGTCATTTTCATCTGTGAGTCCCagtttaaattgtattttattatatatatatatatatatatatagaataaataaaaataatcaaataacctttattatattGGTTAAATTGTGTAATTggcacaataattttttttttttttaatgaaatagttTACATTATTTAGATTTGGGTAAtttttactttctattttcCCCAAATTCTATttgggtatatgtgtgtgtttttacatttaatattttattttctaaagatttgtTCTACTTtaactgttctatttatttaagcATAGTTTAACAAATTCCTtccattctttcattcattcactccttcattcatttattcatgcgATATTTTCTGATAATCGATGACTGATAATACGGATGGCTTGGTCGCTAGAATGGTCGCAAAGAAGCCACTTCTCACCAAGAAAAAATCTCAGGGACAGACTGATATTCTGCAAAAGGGACAGGGATTTGACTGCTTGGACTGGGTTGAAGACATTTTCTCATCCCCTTTCCGATTTTTTGGGGCATCTGATATAAAGCTTGTCCAGAGAAGAAAAGGTGAGCGCTACCATCAGTCCTGTCATGCCAATAGTAAAGCATCCTGAGACCATTCATGTGTGGGGTTGCTTTTCAGCCAAGGTAGTGGGCTCACTCACAATTTTGCCTAAGAACACAGccatgaataaaaaacaaaaccatcCTCCAAGAGCAACTTCTCCCAACCACCCAAGAACAGATTGTTGACGGACAATGCTTTTTTCAGCACGATGGAGCACCTTGCCATAAGgcaagtgaaacaaaacaactgAATTTTGGGTCCATGGCAAGGAAACTCCCCAGACATTAATCCCACTGATAACTTCTTGTCAATCCTCAGGAGGCAGGTGGGCAAACAAAGATTGTGACAAACTGCAAGCACTGATTATGCAAAAATCTGGCCCAGAAGTGGATTGACAGCATGTTGTGTAAATTGTGAATTGCAGAGTTCAACACTGCAAATATTGACCCGTTGCATAATCTTATTTTAATTGTCTTTAAAAGCATTtgacatttataaaatgtttaattatactTCAGTATACAATTGTTACATGTAACAAAAAGATCTAGAAAGCACTGATTAAgcagttccctcaggaacataaGTGGCTGATCGCTAGTTTTAGTCTCCGCCACACACTtttaagtgcatttttatttcataattttttttaattctcgttattacagtggaacccggttatgtcgatatcctagggggtcgccaaaaagcatcgaggtaaccgatgatcgagataaacgaaaatcaaaatggtggcaatatattaacgtgcttgaaatttctttatgtacatgatgtgtgttaataaatgagaatgtgcatgcacgtgtttttgaagggttttttacacaacagcgttgccgcgatttgtttgatgaaggcatgctataaaaatacatacagtacatgtttatctgtcaggaatccacctgccacgcccccttcggcccccttgagcgtagcaggtgctttctcggccgctttctctgaagctcccggcttcaatcgcgcacatatggtgctcgtttatcatcatcaccagctcctatttaaacttccacactctcaccgtccgttattgttggtatatgttggttcacggcggtcgttgttatcgctcatgtgtatcccgcacgtgccttcccaccgcactctctcaacggctgctcttttcttcccaaagcgcatcgcggattcccccccgatcctgccggtgttcattctatgattttgctgctcatcccacgttccgcgccgccaagcgcggctttcgcctcccgttcatcgcataacatttaacaacaaaaggcatatgtgcactaactaacagcagagattcaccagtatacaatacaacacctgtagcagctgtaagacttgatttttccgccacttcatgagttcttctgcggctgcaccgagataaccgacgttaaatggcaaatttttccccccttgtgttcgagatattagggttcggtgacataaaaaaaagtcgacataaccgataaaaaatgcttagaaaaagcgagaatttggcagttccacttcaaaaacgttgagagttgtcgaggtaaccgagggcgagataaccgggttccactgtattaataaacttatacacacaacaatgccatatataaaaaaaactaaagtaaaaatcctgacaattccacttatccagggagtgaataaatgaagggggaatgaatgaagacattttttaaagtaataaatagaacagttgagtaaaacatatctttagaaaattaaatattaaatgtaaaacattatattttacatatctATATTATCCAAAGTCGGGGTAATCTTACAAATGCAAACTAttgaatcaatttaatttgtatcaatttaatcaatataataaaatgtttatggcataataagatttttatatatatttatctaaaattgttttttaaatgtaaaccgtataagaagttggacactagggaaggaaaaaaggatttgtaccgattggccagacagagggactgagctgagAAGGATATGTGGAAGTTAGAGAAataaaggagagtgtgttgagaagatggaaggagaattttgagcagctgatgaatgcagaaaagagagagagagagagagagagagagagagagagagaaggtgggatggtgtgaagatggtgaagcaggaagtggataggattagtaaggaggaagtgagagcagcaattaagaggataaagagtggaaagtcggttggagcAAATGACATACTGATAGAAATGTGATTCTGattgagaaaagcctggagaggtggaggtacacgctggaaagaaggggaatgaaagtcagtaggagtaggacagagtacatgagtgtgaatgagagggagggcagtggagtggtgcagttgcagggagaagagctggagaaggtggaggagttcaggtacatgggtgatttgtgatagaagggtatctgcaagagtgaaacaTCGTTTATAGagctgtggtgagacctgcgatgtatggattagagacagtggcattgattaaaagacaggaggtggagctggaggtggcagagttgaagatatgttcattgggagtgactaggatggacaggattagaaacgagtttataaGTGCGACCATGCATgcaggacattttggggacaaagagagagaggcctgattgagatggtttggacatgtgcagactAGGGACATAGGGTACatgggtaggagaatgctgaggatagagccaccaggaaggaggaaaagaggaagaccaaggaggaggttcatggatgtggtgaaggaagacatgcaggtagttggtttgaaagaggcagctgtagaggacagagtagtgtgaAGAcaaatgatccactgtggcgacccctaatgggagcagccgaaagaataaGTAGttgtattaaaaaagtaaactgtTGTTTACAAATGTCAATGATAATTAtctgtgtttaataaaaaaaagacaagaaatttTGTTTTCCTATTTCAGCAACCAATTTATCATACActcattattgtcaaaataacttgcaacaaaagtgaatacaccctaagtgaacatgtcaaaactgtgttcaaAGTGGCAATATTttgtgagcaccactgttatccagcactgccttaatcatcctgggcatggaattcaccagagctgcacaggttgttgctgggttGTTGTtgcttccactcctccataatgacatcaccgACTACTGGATGCTAGACAcctggtgcttctccaccttctgcatGAGGAATCCCCACAGgcgctcaatagggttcaggtctggagacatacctggtcactcaatcaccttcagcaaggcagttgtcatcttggcaatGGGTTTGGgatcgttattatgttggaaaactgccattcgtcccagtttctgaagggagggcaggTTTTCTTGTGAGTCAGCTTCAAaagaggctttcttctgggacgagggccatgcaaaccgacttgttacAGTGTGCAacatatggtctgagcactgataagGACCCTCACCTTATggaacctctaaagcaatgcaaCACCTGACTCACAGCACAatgactcaacttctttgaacGACCCTTTCCagggtctgttctgagtggaacccgcttTGGAAAACCTCtatatgaccctggccactgtactgtaactcagttttaaaGTGTTACCGGTCATCTTGTAgtctaggccatctttgtggagcgcagagagttctttgccatgttgTCATGTTGAAcatgcagtggtcagtatgagagaaaaGCACCAAATTCTAACTGCTCTATTACAAGATCAAGATTAAAAgatagggctgcaacaacttatcaataaaataatgataataatcgATAACGAATTTTGTCAATGAATGCCTTTATCTTTATAGTTGGGCTGCTTAAGTTACGGGTTAACGTGACTGCAAGATAAAACAGCCACTTGCGAAATAACAGAAAGCACAGGTGTGCACAAAAGTATTGTGGAAACTGTAACTTATGTACAgtcacactggatctgttctgttgtGACTCGTGAGTATTAAGTTTAGCAAACACCTCACTTGCAACATAGTGATTCTATTAGAACTGTGCcaaaaaacactaaatctaaaagcggcaaataacagcagcagtaaacaatcacatttttagtcactgttgtggttttcagatAATGCGTATGCAATTGTACACCAATGCTTGAGGCGTTTTTCCGTTCTgttctttttatagcatttgtctactacaacagatAACTGTTttcaattatcattaaaaacaatacaaatgttgatttacagtGCTTTACCCTGCATACTtaaatgcgtttttttttttttttttttacatgctttaaaaaaatcaatataaaatatgtaacattgtctttttttgacaattgaaaaaacattttgttcagttgtgcagatataagcatctagaatataattCATTTGATTtggtataattaaattatatagtcattcaattcaatattgaaaacaagcagttaaaagccgcagtaaatcacgtttaaaAACGTTTgtttactgttgtagtagacaaatgccataaaaagagaatggaacggagAAACACAAAGTTACAGGCttgataaaaaaggaaaaaatatgcattggtgtataAATGCATAAGCGTTCACTTAAAACCACAACGGTGACTAAAACTGTAATCATTTACTGCTGCTATTATTTGCcgtttttagatttagtgtttgttcgtaCCGTTTTAATTAAATCCGTCACTATGTTGTGAGTGAAGTGATcgtgcaacctgatgctcgcgagtcacaaCAGACCAGATCAAGTCATCCTGTCCAGAAGTTatcaaacaaacagtttacacaatagcactttattaaattatacaaTTTCCACATGaggaggattatacagtttttctgACAGATGCGACACAACACCTATGCGTCTATCAGTGCATAAGCATAGAATATGCCTGGGACGTTTTATCCATACTCATAAATGAGGGTGCTCTTGTGCAGAAAGTCCAAAATGGACTCATACTAGTAATATCTTATGGAGTCCCTGGAAATCCATAATATGGATAAAGGCATGTTTTAGGGCATCTAGTGATATCTGTAGTCAGAGCAATCTCTGCTGTATTTAAGCAGCAAGGGGCTGCTCACAATCTGATTATTGTAGAGATTAATATAGTATTGTGATTATTGCAACAGAATTCACTCATTTATGATTAGGCAACCTTTGCCAGGTTGGTGGGCCCAGGCCCATCGAGGCCTACCTGTAGCTGTGTGCCCCCTGTCaagtttaaatttattttaattacactgcagtccatatattttttttttcactgatgtATAATAGTCTTTTAATGTTATATATGCTCAGCATCCACTGGGAACCTTTAAACCTGCTCATTTGTACAGTTTTTCCAGTCAGGCAGAAGTTCAGGGCAAAACATCTTTGAGACTACGGTCAGGAGCTTACTGTTAACATTAGGCTGGGAGAAAATGTAATCTCAATAATCAAACCTGAGGTGCTGGTATAatctgctgatctcctgggaatgTCACACACAGTCACTAGAGTATTCCTAAAAGTGTAGGAATAAACTCAATtcacaaaattaaaaacagttatGAGACTGTAAACACCTTATTATTAAGTCAGAAAAGTGTGGTTGGAGCTACCAAGAAGCATATAGTAGTTGATATAATTTACTCCTTCCAACCATGGCAAACTTTTAGTATGCATCACTGTGCTTAGCTTTTTTTCAGAAAACCAGTCAGTATTTGGTGCGACAACCATTTGCCTCACGCATTTTGCCCTGTACAGTGAAAACTGGGATTTATCCGTAAAGAGAACACCTCTCCGAAGTGCCAGATGCATTGTATGTGAGCATTTGCCCACTCTAGTCGGTTACGACCACAAACTTCAGTCAGGTCAAGACCCTGATAAGGATGAcgagcatgcagatgagcttccctgagacCAGTTTGAGCAGCAGGTGTCTGGGTGTCTGATCTCGgacaatcttggaggtgaagatgctggatgtggaggtcctgggttGGTGTGATTTACACGTGGTCTGCGGTTGTGAGGCCGGTTGGGTGTACTGCTAAATTCTCTGAAACGCCTTTGGAGACGGCTTATGACGGCTTAgaaatgaacattcaattcagaggcaacagctctggtggacattcctgcagtcagcatgctgATCGCACGCTCCCTCAAAACCTGCGACATCTGTGGctttgtgctgtgtgataaaactgcacattttagtgtggccagcctaaggcacacctgtgcaataatcatgctgtctaatcagcatcttgatatgccacacctgtgaggtggatggattatcttgGCAACAGattttgtgaacaatatttgagagaaataggccttttgtgtacctAGAAATAGTCTTAGATCTTTgggttcagctcatgaaaaaggggggtaaaaacaaaagtgttgcgtttataattttgttcagagTACATACCAATGGTTTTTCCGGTTTCCGGTCCACTGttattacaagagcggcctctagatgtgaatcactgatgccaccaGCTGTTTGTTTTAACACTTGAGATGACATGCAGCTTGGAGTGtgctatataatatttattatataataatgatatttattaatcaatagattaatttgtatttccttcagcacattttcatgattcagttgttttaaaatatattatttttgtaataaatttcagTACTAATTTACATGGCGTGTATCCAAAACTGtcggttgattaattggttattgaCATACGATCCAAACTAATCGGTGTTGGTAAAATCCACTTTTGGTTGACctgatttaaaacatttttataaacattgcTTCTGCACTGTTCtgacagttttctttttctttcttgttcagGATTACAAAGAGTTTAGTCCTGATGAGTTttatatgaaacatttttacCTTGATGTATGTGTATGGGATCCATCCTGGACAAAGTCACAGGTaagaaattttaaatgttagttttaGGATTTTGGTTATATGTATACAAACTGTTGAGTTGCATTGCTcaatatgtttgtttttcctgttaattttgttcTATTGTTTTCTAGGACTACAGAACCAAGCAATTTTGCTGCTCAGATTGTCCTTTTGCTTCCAAATACTTCTCAGCCTACAAGAATCACTTTCGGAATGTTCACAGAGATGACTTTGAGAACCGCATCCTGCTTAACTGCTCCTATTGCATGTACAGTGGTAACAAACGGACTTTGGAGACTCATGTTAAGCTTTTCCACATGCCTTATAACATTGCGCGACAGGGCATTGCCAGTCAACTTGGAGCCGTGGTGGGTAGTAAGGACAGTTTACGGATGGACAAGCCTTTGTCGACTGACAGAAAGGAGCTATCAATGTATTACTGCAAGAAATGCAACTATCGGGACAGATTGTACAATATAGTGCGCAGGCACATTTATAGGGAACACTTCCAGCATGTGACTACACCTTACATAGTCAAAAACTCAGAGAAGCAAGAAAACAGTGAGGAAGCCACTATAAATAGCTCCTTTCACTGTAAGAGCTGCCTCTTTGTCCCACGTTCCTATGAGGCACTGGTTCAGCATGTTATTGAGTTTCATGAACATATTGGCTATCAAGTAACTGCTATGATTGGCCATACAACTGTTCTAGTAGCTTGTCCTCAGGCCAGCACAATTCAGAGGAGTACTCCATTCGCACCTGGTATACCTTCACACATGGTCCAGCCAGTTAATTGCTTTAATATGCCTAAAGGAATGCGACTGCCTTTTGgtaaccatcacaaaccaggtGTGACAGGACGCTCTGGCCAGCCACTGTGCATTACACTACCTGACAAAGCTCTTTTGTCCAGCACAGCTGCCCAGTTACATACAGGAAAACAGCTAGGTAGCTGGGTCACATCATCACATGGTAATGCCTCCATCTTCCCTTCAGTGAAGTCGCTACCCCTCTCTTCAGTGCATGCTGCTACTGCCAGTTTCACCTCATTACAGGCCAAGAAAGGTTCAGCTAATGCACCGAACAACTCACCAACACAGAAGTGGAAGCTCTGCACAATCTGCAACGAATTATTCTCTGAGAGTGCATACAACGTTCACATTGAAAAGGTACATCAGGTTGAAAGGGTGCATGCTATGGCTAAGTACATTATGAAGATACACAATTTCACAAGCAAGTGTCTTTATTGTAATCGCTACCTGCCAAGTGAAACTCTGCTCAACCACATGCTAATACATGGACTGACGTGCCCACAGTGTCATTCCACATTTTATGAGGTTGAGAAAATGGTAGAGCACAAGAGGCAGATGCATCCAAATGAACCAGGGCATCTTCCTATTGACTCTCCTGTGACATTTGATCTGACTCTTCAACAAGGCAGTCCAAAGAATGTGCAACTTATAGTGACCACATATAACATGAAGGAAGTATCCAACTCATCATTGACATCTGTGCAAACACCAAACAATGTTGAATCCAGGTCtacaataataaaagcaaaGGGGCCAAGATCTAGCGAATCACTGATATGGAATGCACATCAAAATGTAGTACCCCAGAACACAGAAATTGGTAAGACACTGTGTCCAATCTGCTTTACAATTCTAAAGGGTTCCATTTCTGAAACACTTGCACAACATCTCAGAGATCGGCATCAGGTGCTTCAGACTCTTCATCCAGTTGAGAAAAAGCTCACTTACAAGTGTATCCATTGCTTGGGTGTATACACGAGTAACATGACAGCTTCCACAATCACGCTTCATCTTATACACTGCCGAGGGGTTGGACAAGCTCCAAAGGTTTACAACAAGAATTGTATTTCAGCTCTTAAGCGAGATCTTGTTGCAGCAGATACATGTGATcctaagaagaaaaaaattgtttctCAAAGTAGGAACTATCCCACAATATTTGTGGAAAAGGAAGCAGACCCTGTTCTCGTCTTGGACCCCAGAGGTTACTCAGACAAATCTTATGATGCACGTAAGGCTTTCTTGACTGCCTATTTCAACCAGCAGCCATATCCATCCCAACGAGAGGTTGAAAAACTTGCAGCAAACCTGTGGCTGTGGAAGTCTGACGTCATAAGTCACTTTGCCAATCAAAGGAGGTCATGTGAATTGGACTTTGTGACTCGTAAGCCATTAGTTTTACTTGGCTTTAACATGCAAGCAGTGAGCCAACTCAATCATGAAATTAACTTTGATTGTGAGTGGTTGTTCACAGTAAATGATGAGAAGAAATGTGGAATTTCAAGAACTACACAAAAGAGGATGAAGGCTTCTTTTGATTTCTCTAATGAAAGGAGCACTATCACCCATGTGACAGAGGCCCTAAATCCTGCAAAACATACTCAAAGCAACTGTGCCTTCAAGCCAAGTCCTCGGTCTTCAAAACCCAGTGACTTTTTTAGAGAATCTGAGCCAAAGGAGGTGTCCCTGGATAATAGAACATTGAAAACTACATCTACATTTCCTACAGTGCTTCAGACTTGGACAAAAGAGACTGTGAGTCAGGAGAGGTTCTTGCATAAGAGAGGTGGGAGGGTGGCTAGTACAGATTTTACTAAGGAAGGGGCAAAGAGTCTAGATGGTTGTGTGTCTGGTTCCAGAACTGAAGATTCAACATGGTCAGGGGGCATGTCCCCAAATGAAAGCATTTATAGACCAGCAGGACGATTTGAAGAGAAGGGTAAAGAAATGGGTTTGCTAGGCAGATGATCCAAGTTTTGGTCCAAGTCTCCTAATTCTCAAGGCAAATGTCTTTCAATCTTGTATTTGCCCCAGAACCTTAAattatgacaaataaaaatgatttttttttttttttttttaaaccagtggTACATAGGGTACAGTAAGGAAACATTTTACTCCCAGCATTCCTTTTGGGAACAAGCAAGAAGACATAGCATACTGAAACATATTTCTTCACCCATATGTcctattatgatttttatttttgtgtatttactCACACAGCTGATTGAATTGTTTCAAAGTGTAGGAATTCTTGTTTTtctctgataaaaataaaattaacattgTAATTTACTATATAGTGCttgaatattatattttttctgcCCTAAAAAAAGGTCATGGCCTTTACTGTCCTAAATGGTCGGTGGATATCATTTTAATACTTTTGaacttttagtttttagttaTCCGATGCTCGATATTTCAGTAGATCCTGTAGCTTTAACACTGTCTTACATTATTAAATCATGCCATTTATAACAGGTTTtataatattgttaaaaaaaaaaaaaaaaagttatttcagTTCAGTGTTTTTCTGATCGCCAGGATATTTTTTCTGGGTCACAATAAAGGTAAATTGTTTAATCAGtgtttatttagttatattttCCATATCTTAAACATATAGATTGTCTTTAAAATATGTACCATGCCACCGTCCTTGGAAATTTTTCATGCTTTGTAGTAGAGGTCGACCCATTCAACAGTTTTGCTGATTATTCGTCACCAATAGTGATTGCTGTACCTATAGCACAAATCCATACCGATaatttttccaggttgcgtctGCACTGGAGCGGCTGAGAAGGTTCTCCACTATCATTGTACAGTAGGAGAGC includes these proteins:
- the adnpa gene encoding activity-dependent neuroprotector homeobox a → MFQLPVNNLTRLRKARKRVKRLLSDIGLDYCKEHIEDYKEFSPDEFYMKHFYLDVCVWDPSWTKSQDYRTKQFCCSDCPFASKYFSAYKNHFRNVHRDDFENRILLNCSYCMYSGNKRTLETHVKLFHMPYNIARQGIASQLGAVVGSKDSLRMDKPLSTDRKELSMYYCKKCNYRDRLYNIVRRHIYREHFQHVTTPYIVKNSEKQENSEEATINSSFHCKSCLFVPRSYEALVQHVIEFHEHIGYQVTAMIGHTTVLVACPQASTIQRSTPFAPGIPSHMVQPVNCFNMPKGMRLPFGNHHKPGVTGRSGQPLCITLPDKALLSSTAAQLHTGKQLGSWVTSSHGNASIFPSVKSLPLSSVHAATASFTSLQAKKGSANAPNNSPTQKWKLCTICNELFSESAYNVHIEKVHQVERVHAMAKYIMKIHNFTSKCLYCNRYLPSETLLNHMLIHGLTCPQCHSTFYEVEKMVEHKRQMHPNEPGHLPIDSPVTFDLTLQQGSPKNVQLIVTTYNMKEVSNSSLTSVQTPNNVESRSTIIKAKGPRSSESLIWNAHQNVVPQNTEIGKTLCPICFTILKGSISETLAQHLRDRHQVLQTLHPVEKKLTYKCIHCLGVYTSNMTASTITLHLIHCRGVGQAPKVYNKNCISALKRDLVAADTCDPKKKKIVSQSRNYPTIFVEKEADPVLVLDPRGYSDKSYDARKAFLTAYFNQQPYPSQREVEKLAANLWLWKSDVISHFANQRRSCELDFVTRKPLVLLGFNMQAVSQLNHEINFDCEWLFTVNDEKKCGISRTTQKRMKASFDFSNERSTITHVTEALNPAKHTQSNCAFKPSPRSSKPSDFFRESEPKEVSLDNRTLKTTSTFPTVLQTWTKETVSQERFLHKRGGRVASTDFTKEGAKSLDGCVSGSRTEDSTWSGGMSPNESIYRPAGRFEEKGKEMGLLGR